One Thalassotalea hakodatensis DNA segment encodes these proteins:
- a CDS encoding MFS transporter, protein MTISTSSITQQKPTLNFWQIWNMCFGFMGIQFGFALQNANVSRIFQTLGADYGNMAILWVAAPITGLIVQPIIGYMSDNTWGKFGRRRPYFLIGAIAASLSLFIMPNSPTLWMAAGMLWLMDASINISMEPFRAFVGDMLPRKQRATGYAMQSFFIGVASVVASSLPWIMTNWLDISNTAAPGQLPDSVKFAFYAGGAVFLLAVLWTIFTTKEYSPEQLAAFEQAEDTETVHPMPRVTPPYGIYGMITLIIGIVSSVLVYSNISRLDKSLYILTGGFVVFGLCLLVANYMHKQHKVDNGFAQIMADLFAMPDTMKQLAVVQFFSWFPFFAMWTYTTAAITAFHYNTSDVTSVAYNEGADWVGVLFSTYNLTAVFAAICIPLIVKLFNLRIAHMINLLLGGVGFVSFIVIDNPTYLIISMIGVGFAWASILSIPYALLANALPAKKMGLYMGIFNFFIVLPQILAASILGVLITKVFDNQPIYSLVIGGSSMILAGLLTLRVKESHQHS, encoded by the coding sequence ATGACAATTTCAACTTCATCCATAACGCAGCAAAAGCCAACACTAAATTTTTGGCAAATTTGGAACATGTGCTTTGGCTTTATGGGTATTCAATTTGGTTTTGCTTTACAAAATGCCAATGTTAGTCGCATTTTTCAAACCTTAGGCGCAGATTACGGTAACATGGCGATTTTATGGGTCGCCGCCCCCATTACTGGGTTAATTGTACAGCCGATTATTGGCTATATGAGTGATAATACCTGGGGTAAATTCGGTCGCCGTCGCCCATACTTTTTGATAGGAGCTATTGCCGCGAGTTTGTCACTGTTTATCATGCCAAACTCTCCTACCTTATGGATGGCGGCTGGTATGCTATGGCTCATGGATGCTTCTATTAATATTTCCATGGAACCTTTTCGCGCTTTTGTCGGTGATATGTTACCGAGAAAACAGCGAGCAACAGGCTATGCAATGCAAAGCTTTTTTATTGGTGTTGCTTCTGTGGTTGCATCATCATTACCGTGGATCATGACTAACTGGCTTGATATCAGTAATACAGCAGCGCCAGGACAGTTACCTGACTCAGTGAAATTTGCTTTTTACGCTGGTGGAGCAGTTTTTTTACTTGCAGTATTATGGACAATTTTTACCACTAAAGAATATTCACCTGAACAATTAGCCGCGTTTGAACAAGCAGAAGATACAGAAACTGTTCATCCAATGCCACGAGTAACACCACCTTATGGTATTTATGGCATGATCACGCTAATAATCGGCATCGTCAGTAGTGTGTTAGTTTATAGCAACATATCGCGCTTAGATAAAAGTCTCTATATTTTAACCGGAGGCTTTGTTGTATTTGGTTTATGTTTACTCGTTGCTAACTATATGCATAAACAACATAAAGTTGACAATGGTTTTGCCCAAATTATGGCAGATTTATTCGCAATGCCTGATACCATGAAACAATTAGCGGTAGTGCAATTTTTCTCTTGGTTTCCTTTTTTTGCCATGTGGACCTACACCACAGCAGCAATAACAGCGTTTCACTATAATACGTCTGATGTTACATCTGTGGCCTATAATGAAGGAGCAGACTGGGTAGGCGTGTTATTTTCAACGTATAACTTAACTGCTGTTTTTGCAGCCATTTGTATTCCATTAATTGTTAAGCTGTTTAATCTGCGTATAGCACATATGATTAATTTATTACTTGGTGGAGTAGGTTTTGTTTCATTTATTGTTATCGATAATCCAACATACCTCATAATATCCATGATTGGTGTTGGCTTTGCTTGGGCATCTATTTTATCCATTCCTTACGCCCTACTTGCTAATGCCTTACCCGCAAAAAAAATGGGGTTGTACATGGGGATTTTCAATTTCTTTATTGTGTTACCACAAATTTTAGCCGCGAGTATTTTAGGTGTGTTAATCACCAAGGTTTTTGATAACCAGCCTATTTACTCATTAGTTATTGGCGGTTCAAGTATGATTTTGGCTGGTTTATTAACTTTGCGTGTAAAAGAAAGTCACCAGCATAGTTAA